The Streptomyces sp. V4I8 genome includes the window GACTTCCTGACCGACCGGCCCAGACCCACCGCCTTTGAACAACTGCGGGCCGGGATGCCGGGATCCACCGGCAACCGCTCCAGGCCCTCGCCCCGTTCAAGGACCAGCCAAGGCGTGTCGCCTGTCACCAACGTCCCCGGACAGCACACCTAGGCCCGCAGATGCGCGAGGACAGCGTCCTCCAGCGGATACGGCCGCTCCTGCGGCAACAGCTCGGCAGCGCGCTCCAGTTCACCCGCCCGCACGCGCGCGTGGATCTCCGTCGCGAGCGGCGTCACGTCCTCGATGCCGACGATCCACTCGTCCGCGTACCGAGCGGTCGCCTCCCCGGCGAGCCCCAGCTGCAGCGACCGGTACGGCAAGGGGTTGAGGTGCAGATCGCGCTCCGGATCCCACTGCACGCGCGCGGGGGACGCCCTCAACTGCCGCTTCCAGGCGCCCTGGTCGCCGTGCAGGTCGGGGACGTAGTGCGAGAGACACGCGTGGCCCAGCGCCCAGGCGAAGCCCTCCCGGCTGATCTCGACGGCGAGGACGGTTTCCTGGCTCTCCTTCGTGGCCCAGCCGCAGCGGTACATCATCCAGAGGAACGACGGCTTGATCCACGTCATACGGTCGCGGCTCCAGGATGGCGGAAAGCGTCCGTGGCGGGCCGCTGCCCGGCCGATCTCGGGTCGGTAGGCCTGATAGACGGTGACCGTGGACTCGGTGTGGAGCGCGCGTACACGGAACCGGGGTTGCTGCTCGTTCGGTCGGTCTTTCTGATCATTCACGGGGACAGCCTCACCCCCGCCCGCACCGATCTCCACCGAATATCGCCGCACGCCCTCTTGGCTCCGTGCACCTCATGCCCAACACTGAGCCGATGACGCAGCGTGTGGAGCTCGCCACCCTGAGGGACCGGCTCGCGGTCGACGGGGTGATCACCGACTATGCGGTGGCCGTGGACGACGGCGACTGGGAGGCCTACCGGAGCCTGTTCGCCCCCGACGGGCGCGCGGACTACCGCTCGGCCGGCGGCATCGAGGGGGACGCCGGGAGCGTCGCCGCGTGGCTCGCGGAGAGCATGCGGCTCTTCTCGATGCGGCAGCACCTGATCGTCAACCGCAGGGTGCGCTTCGGGATCCTGGAGCAGGACACCGGTGACACGGCCGGGGTCCAGGCCGACTACGTCAATCCGATGCGGTTCGCCGGGGACGGGGAGGGCTCGCCGGCCCCCGACTTCGTGTGCGGCGGACGGTACGCCTTCGGGCTGCTGCGCACGGACGACGGCTGGCGGCTGCGCGAGGTGGTCGTCCAGGAGAAGTGGCGCCGGCTGCCCGAGCGTGCCGCGCCCGCGATGATCGACTGAGCGGGCGTCCACTGTCCCGTTGTCAGTGCTTGCGAGCACACTGGAGGCACCACGGGGTAGGAGGTGATGCATGAAGACGATCAGCCGCTGGCTCACCTCCCCGTGGCGCCGCTCGATCGCCGCCGCTCTGGCCGGTGCGTTGCCCGTGCTCGCCTTCCCCGAGCCGTCGTGGTGGTGGTTCGCCTACGTCGCCCTGGTCCCGTGGATGGCTCTGATCCGCTCCGCGCCGACCGGACGGCGGGCGCTGTACGACGGCTGGTGGGGCGGGTTCGGGTTCATGCTGGCCATGCACCACTGGCTGCTGCCGAACCTGCACGTGTTCACGTTGGTGATCGCCGCCCTGCTGGGCGCGCTCTGGGCCCCCTGGGGCTGGCTGGTGCGCCGCTTCCTCCCCGCCGGGCCGTCACCCGGCCGGGTCACGGCGGCCCTCCTCGTGCTGCCGTCCGGCTGGCTGCTGATCGAGCTCGTCCGCTCCTGGCAGGGGCTCGGCGGGCCGTGGGGCGTACTGGGCTCCAGTCAGTGGGAGGTGGAGCCCGCGCTGCGGCTCGCCTCGGTGGGCGGGGTGTGGCTGATCGGCTTCCTGGTGGTGGCCGTCAATGTCGCGGTCGCCGTGCTGGTGGCGGTCCGCGGGTGCCGGGTCGCCGCGGTGGCCGGCCTCGTCGCCACGGCCGTCGCCGCCTCCGCCGCCTGGGTGTGGTCCCCGCGCCCCGACGTCGAGGGCCGGGTCCGGATCGGCGTCGTCCAGCCGGGCGTCATACAGGGTGCGGGCGCGCCCGACCGGCGGTTCGACCGGGAGGAGGAGCTCACCCGGGAGCTGGCCGGACAGGGCGCCGACCTGATCGTCTGGGGTG containing:
- a CDS encoding DUF4291 domain-containing protein; protein product: MNDQKDRPNEQQPRFRVRALHTESTVTVYQAYRPEIGRAAARHGRFPPSWSRDRMTWIKPSFLWMMYRCGWATKESQETVLAVEISREGFAWALGHACLSHYVPDLHGDQGAWKRQLRASPARVQWDPERDLHLNPLPYRSLQLGLAGEATARYADEWIVGIEDVTPLATEIHARVRAGELERAAELLPQERPYPLEDAVLAHLRA
- a CDS encoding nuclear transport factor 2 family protein, with translation MTQRVELATLRDRLAVDGVITDYAVAVDDGDWEAYRSLFAPDGRADYRSAGGIEGDAGSVAAWLAESMRLFSMRQHLIVNRRVRFGILEQDTGDTAGVQADYVNPMRFAGDGEGSPAPDFVCGGRYAFGLLRTDDGWRLREVVVQEKWRRLPERAAPAMID